A stretch of the Lactuca sativa cultivar Salinas chromosome 9, Lsat_Salinas_v11, whole genome shotgun sequence genome encodes the following:
- the LOC111885367 gene encoding U-box domain-containing protein 62 isoform X1 — translation MKMASEDTGLVLSHRLDNKHPQLLFQDDPNSSFHCNPPNQRPGSGPDRPAAGAANNNNGKATRELTGFIDHQHRYFQPESTTEFRQSMYNPVSVGIQNWHGGNGRASDSRSGDGSDGNEDEDDVEGLVNSSDNKNNNSSNTSAQSSEKEGNAKLNHLSSFGSSREVPKAGSIIPSRNDLNDARPSSCDNHHHHHQGQTNDYPNAVAVVDRDSDLYYSQYLHGAEGSGTGLKDMLVENGCGFSGRKDNESGDSLRTILSDPLTGSLMDDAMILPCGHSFGSGGMQHIMKIKACYTCSHPVVEGSVASNLSLRAAVSAFRREEESQVHHSSKRRRERLDQDRVNYGDSMFMDTPRGKGLQFPFSVADRVIIKGNKRTPERFVGCEAVVTTQCLNGWYVVKTLDNAESIKVQYRSLAKVSDNSSSQQTSSKITPNWL, via the exons ATGAAAATGGCTTCCGAAGACACTGGTTTAGTTCTATCACATCGTCTCGACAACAAACACCCTCAGCTCCTCTTCCAAGACGACCCCAATTCAAGTTTCCACTGCAACCCACCCAATCAACGGCCCGGTTCTGGACCTGATCGTCCGGCTGCCGGTGCTGCTAACAACAACAACGGCAAAGCCACTCGAGAGCTTACCGGCTTCATCGACCACCAACACCGATATTTTCAACCGGAATCCACAACTGAGTTCCGGCAGAGCATGTACAACCCTGTCTCGGTCGGTATCCAGAACTGGCATGGCGGAAATGGGAGAGCATCCGATTCTCGTAGTGGCGATGGATCGGATGgtaatgaagatgaagatgacgtGGAGGGGCTTGTAAATAGCAGCGATAATAAGAACAATAACAGTAGTAATACTAGTGCGCAGAGCAGTGAGAAAGAAGGGAATGCAAAATTGAATCATCTTTCTTCTTTTG GTTCTAGCAGGGAAGTACCAAAGGCGGGAAGTATTATACCTTCAAGGAACGATCTAAATGATGCAAGACCAAGTTCATGTgacaatcatcatcatcatcatcaaggaCAAACGAATGATTACCCAAATGCTGTTGCAGTTGTGGATCGTGATAGTGATTTATACTATTCGCAGTATCTTCATGGGGCTGAGGGTTCAGGAACAGGGCTCAAAGATATGTTGGTTGAAAATGGTTGTGGGTTTAGTGGAAGAAAGGATAATGAATCAGGGGATTCACTGAGAACAATACTCTCAGACCCTCTAAC AGGATCACTTATGGATGATGCTATGATACTCCCTTGTGGGCATTCTTTTGGAAGTGGTGGAATGCAGCATATTATGAAGATT AAGGCATGTTACACTTGTTCACATCCAGTGGTTGAAGGTTCAGTTGCTTCAAATCTAT CTCTGAGAGCTGCAGTATCAGCATTTCGTAGGGAAGAAGAATCACAAGTTCACCATTCATCtaaaagaagaagagagagattaGATCAG GACAGAGTTAATTATGGTGATTCAATGTTCATGGACACACCACGAGGCAAAGGTCTTCAATTCCCATTTTCTGTTGCTGATCGTGTTATTATCAAG GGCAACAAGAGGACTCCAGAACGTTTTGTTGGCTGTGAGGCTGTTGTCACAACTCAATGCTTGAATGGAtg GTATGTGGTGAAAACGTTGGATAATGCAGAGAGCATTAAAGTCCAATATCGGTCATTAGCTAAGGTTTCTGATAATTCATCATCACAGCAAACTTCAAGTAAGATAACACCCAATTGGCTCTAA
- the LOC111885367 gene encoding U-box domain-containing protein 62 isoform X2 gives MKMASEDTGLVLSHRLDNKHPQLLFQDDPNSSFHCNPPNQRPGSGPDRPAAGAANNNNGKATRELTGFIDHQHRYFQPESTTEFRQSMYNPVSVGIQNWHGGNGRASDSRSGDGSDGNEDEDDVEGLVNSSDNKNNNSSNTSAQSSEKEGNAKLNHLSSFGSSREVPKAGSIIPSRNDLNDARPSSCDNHHHHHQGQTNDYPNAVAVVDRDSDLYYSQYLHGAEGSGTGLKDMLVENGCGFSGRKDNESGDSLRTILSDPLTGSLMDDAMILPCGHSFGSGGMQHIMKIKACYTCSHPVVEGSVASNLSLRAAVSAFRREEESQVHHSSKRRRERLDQDRVNYGDSMFMDTPRGKGLQFPFSVADRVIIKGNKRTPERFVGCEAVVTTQCLNG, from the exons ATGAAAATGGCTTCCGAAGACACTGGTTTAGTTCTATCACATCGTCTCGACAACAAACACCCTCAGCTCCTCTTCCAAGACGACCCCAATTCAAGTTTCCACTGCAACCCACCCAATCAACGGCCCGGTTCTGGACCTGATCGTCCGGCTGCCGGTGCTGCTAACAACAACAACGGCAAAGCCACTCGAGAGCTTACCGGCTTCATCGACCACCAACACCGATATTTTCAACCGGAATCCACAACTGAGTTCCGGCAGAGCATGTACAACCCTGTCTCGGTCGGTATCCAGAACTGGCATGGCGGAAATGGGAGAGCATCCGATTCTCGTAGTGGCGATGGATCGGATGgtaatgaagatgaagatgacgtGGAGGGGCTTGTAAATAGCAGCGATAATAAGAACAATAACAGTAGTAATACTAGTGCGCAGAGCAGTGAGAAAGAAGGGAATGCAAAATTGAATCATCTTTCTTCTTTTG GTTCTAGCAGGGAAGTACCAAAGGCGGGAAGTATTATACCTTCAAGGAACGATCTAAATGATGCAAGACCAAGTTCATGTgacaatcatcatcatcatcatcaaggaCAAACGAATGATTACCCAAATGCTGTTGCAGTTGTGGATCGTGATAGTGATTTATACTATTCGCAGTATCTTCATGGGGCTGAGGGTTCAGGAACAGGGCTCAAAGATATGTTGGTTGAAAATGGTTGTGGGTTTAGTGGAAGAAAGGATAATGAATCAGGGGATTCACTGAGAACAATACTCTCAGACCCTCTAAC AGGATCACTTATGGATGATGCTATGATACTCCCTTGTGGGCATTCTTTTGGAAGTGGTGGAATGCAGCATATTATGAAGATT AAGGCATGTTACACTTGTTCACATCCAGTGGTTGAAGGTTCAGTTGCTTCAAATCTAT CTCTGAGAGCTGCAGTATCAGCATTTCGTAGGGAAGAAGAATCACAAGTTCACCATTCATCtaaaagaagaagagagagattaGATCAG GACAGAGTTAATTATGGTGATTCAATGTTCATGGACACACCACGAGGCAAAGGTCTTCAATTCCCATTTTCTGTTGCTGATCGTGTTATTATCAAG GGCAACAAGAGGACTCCAGAACGTTTTGTTGGCTGTGAGGCTGTTGTCACAACTCAATGCTTGAATGGAtg A